The following are from one region of the Coccinella septempunctata chromosome 7, icCocSept1.1, whole genome shotgun sequence genome:
- the LOC123317737 gene encoding uncharacterized protein LOC123317737 — protein MGNLPSERLSQAFPFINIGCDYAGPFYLKEGKARKPTVTKAWICIFVCMVTKAVHIELVTELSTQAFFLCFKRFISRRGRPNMIFSDNGTQFVGSNNELLNFFKSNGDLITLHFSNERITCKFIPPKAPNFGGFWESCIKSTKHHLKRIMGDSQLRYEDFSTILCQIESILNSRPLTPLSSSPDDMSPLTPAHFLIGLPLTSLPESNYVDIPDGRLKVYQQRQKMVQLFWKRWSNEYINGLQTRLKWKVNGSSIIKNEALVLVKEDNLPPLMWKMGRIVSLHPGDDSVVRVVSVRYSGGSILKRPENELKSREGGMLKT, from the coding sequence ATGGGTAATTTACCTTCAGAAAGACTATCTCAGGCATTTCCTTTTATCAATATAGGATGCGATTACGCTGGTCCCTTTTATTTGAAGGAAGGTAAGGCTCGTAAGCCAACTGTAACCAAGGCTTGGATATGCATATTTGTATGCATGGTTACAAAAGCAGTCCATATTGAGTTAGTGACAGAATTGAGTACTCAAGCATTTTTCTTATGTTTTAAGAGATTTATAAGTAGAAGAGGAAGACCAAACATGATTTTTTCCGATAATGGAACCCAGTTTGTAGGCTCTAACAATGaacttttgaatttcttcaagtctAATGGTGATTTGATCACTTTGCATTTTAGTAATGAGCGGATAACTTGTAAATTTATTCCACCAAAGGCGCCCAATTTTGGAGGCTTTTGGGAATCATGCATTAAGAGTACGAAACATCATCTAAAAAGAATAATGGGTGATAGTCAATTGCGTTATGaagatttttcaacaatattgtgTCAGATTGAATCCATACTCAATTCCAGACCACTTACCCCCCTTTCCTCTAGTCCTGATGATATGTCTCCACTCACGCCTGCGCATTTTCTCATTGGACTACCCCTCACAAGTTTGCCTGAATCTAATTATGTAGATATTCCTGATGGTAGATTGAAGGTGTATCAGCAGAGGCAAAAGATGGTACAGTTATTCTGGAAACGATGGAGCAATGAGTATATCAATGGCTTGCAGACTAGGTTGAAATGGAAGGTCAATGGTTCCAGCATCATCAAGAATGAAGCATTGGTATTGGTAAAGGAAGACAACCTACCTCCTCTGATGTGGAAAATGGGAAGAATCGTAAGTCTCCATCCAGGTGATGACAGCGTTGTGCGCGTTGTGTCAGTGCGCTACAGCGGCGGTAGCATTCTCAAAAGGCCTGAAAATGAACTCAAGTCGCGAGAAGGAGGAATGTTAAAAACTTAA